Proteins co-encoded in one Elusimicrobiota bacterium genomic window:
- a CDS encoding nucleotidyltransferase substrate binding protein, whose product MDRPPLEDLLHQYRDKAKKALGLFLYSARKVAPFDLMALKTPEDLEPYDALAGRFERAIELTLNPLLKSIELVETGVSSETLRDKLNLAAKLHLIDDVELWLEMRAARNRIAHDYVPERIKLVQDLIRTRYREEIEKFLPRLEAYLIKRGVLP is encoded by the coding sequence ATGGACAGGCCCCCTTTAGAAGACCTTCTTCACCAATATCGAGACAAAGCAAAGAAAGCCTTGGGCTTATTCCTTTACTCCGCGCGCAAAGTGGCCCCTTTTGATTTGATGGCTTTGAAGACTCCTGAGGATCTCGAGCCTTACGATGCCTTAGCGGGGAGATTCGAGCGCGCCATAGAGTTAACCCTGAACCCCCTCCTCAAATCGATCGAGTTGGTGGAGACCGGGGTCTCTTCCGAAACCCTGAGGGACAAGCTCAACCTTGCGGCCAAACTCCACCTGATTGACGACGTTGAGTTGTGGTTGGAAATGCGGGCCGCACGTAACCGTATCGCTCACGACTATGTGCCAGAACGTATTAAATTGGTCCAAGACCTTATCCGGACACGGTATCGTGAAGAAATTGAAAAGTTTCTTCCTCGTCTTGAGGCCTACCTTATCAAGCGAGGCGTTCTCCCATGA